The DNA sequence AGATGTGCTATTCCCGAACATCCAACACCGGGCAAAAGTACGTCGAAGGAGTATCTTGGTCACTTTCAACAGGTTCAGGTCTGTTGTGCAGAATCTGAACTCCTGTGTTAAGTGTCGGCAGGCTTCACTATTAATTTAGTGGGCCAGCAACCAATCTTGGATTGACCATATATTGCTGTTCTTGGCCAGCAATGCACTAGCTATAGTATATCACTCAATTAGCGTCAACAATAATTTGTCAAAAAAATGCAAGTCGGTGCGTAGCGTTTCATAAACGCGTTTTACAATTCGGGAGCCTTTCAGCACCAAAAAAGATGCTGTTTTTTGATCGATTTTGAAGTTGTAGAGTCGAATTGCCTTTTCGCGGAAACCCAGTTTGAGGGCGCAAGTTGGTCGAGATATCTTCAAGATTGACTTCGAGGGTCTATAAAGTATATTTGTGTTACCCGACGTGACCAATCAATGGGTTATACTGGGCGATATTTCCTGTTTCGTTTTCATACCATCATTTTCGTATCTGAGGAGTCCTGATGACGATTTCCAAACGCTTCTTCCCTATCTCTGTAGTTCTTCTTGCGGCAAGCCTTTTCCAATTCGCGATTGCTGGAAAGCAGCCGGCGACAAGCTCTCAACTGGCGATCGATTCGATAAAAGCACTTGGACTTCCCTACCAAGGTGATTTGTGGCACGCAGTTGAGGGTGAGATGATTGGCCGTCGCGAAGAAACGGAAGCGTCACTTGATGCTGGTTCGCTTTCGCGAGACGGTGGGAATGGTCCCGGCAGTGCAACGGTGATTTCCAGCAACGACTACTTAGATAATGGAACGACTGTGGGCAAAGGCAACAATGCTTCGATACCGTCATGCCTTTCGGGAGGCGGTGATACGTCGCCGGACGCGTGGTATGTTGTGACGTTTGCTGATCCGGTCATCGTTACGGCGTGGACGACGTGTGCCTCGAGTTTTCCTTCTACGTATGACACCAGATTGGGAATCTTCAGCAGTGCGAATGCGCTGTTAGCCTGCAACGATGATGATCCGACTTGCTCTCCCAATGTGCAATCACGGATTGAGGAGCATTCACTCAATGCAGGTACGTATTACATCGTTGTTGACGGATACAACGGCGGATCGGGGCAATATCAATTGAATGTATCATGGGCGTTGCAACCGCCGCCATGCACCGGCGGGTCAAATCAACTGAATGCTGAATTGATCACTTCCCTGCCATTTACAGATCAAGGTACTACAGTTGGAGCGTGCAATGATATCATGATCAGCTGTGAGCTTTCGGGACCTGATGTTGCGGCGGACTATTGGTACAAGTTTACGGCGGACACAACGACCCTTCTTACGGTTTGGACAACCTGCGGCCCTACTTGGTTTGATTCGAAGATTGCGATTCTTGATGAGAATATGAGTGCGTTGTTCTGTAACGACGACTCGCCGTCGTGCGGAACGAAACAATCGCGGATTACGGATGCAGCCCTGTTCCCCGGCGAATACTATATCGTCGTGGATGGCTATCACGACGCCGAAGGAAGTTACGAAATTAATGTCGAAGGTGTGGCGTTTGATGCGGGTGATGTTGACACTTTGTTTCCGGACATATCAGTTCGACGCAACGACCTGCATGACAACGAGATTTCGGTGACGGTCGAACCGGGTCGCCGTCATATCAGGCTCACAGTAACGACGCCAAACACCGGAGCTGGTAAGTTGTACATGTACGGCGTACTGCCGCCCAACCAAGATGGCACGCAAGATGTTCGGCAACGCATTTTCCGGAGTGACGGCAGCTTCTTTGACCGTCTCGCGGGAAAGTTTGTGTTTCACTCGCAGCACGATCACATTCACGTCGAGAACTGGAGCCAGTTTCATCTGCGAGAGTTGCTCCCCGACTCAGGAGTTGGAGCGATTGTGGCTTCTGGTGACAAGACGAGTTTCTGTATTCTTGACTTAACGATTCACGATGCGTCCCTGCCGAATCACAATCCTAACGGCGAGTTCTTGTCGTGCTCGTCGACGATCCAGGGATTGAGTGTCGGCTGGGCGGATATTTATAGCAAAGACCTCCCCGGACAGAGCATTGACATAACGGACGTGCCGGACGGGTACTACTGGCTGGAAGCGGTCGTTGATCCCGATCTGAAGATATTAGAAGCACGGGAGACGAATAATGCGTCGCGTGTGTTGGTCGTG is a window from the bacterium genome containing:
- a CDS encoding carboxypeptidase regulatory-like domain-containing protein, giving the protein MTISKRFFPISVVLLAASLFQFAIAGKQPATSSQLAIDSIKALGLPYQGDLWHAVEGEMIGRREETEASLDAGSLSRDGGNGPGSATVISSNDYLDNGTTVGKGNNASIPSCLSGGGDTSPDAWYVVTFADPVIVTAWTTCASSFPSTYDTRLGIFSSANALLACNDDDPTCSPNVQSRIEEHSLNAGTYYIVVDGYNGGSGQYQLNVSWALQPPPCTGGSNQLNAELITSLPFTDQGTTVGACNDIMISCELSGPDVAADYWYKFTADTTTLLTVWTTCGPTWFDSKIAILDENMSALFCNDDSPSCGTKQSRITDAALFPGEYYIVVDGYHDAEGSYEINVEGVAFDAGDVDTLFPDISVRRNDLHDNEISVTVEPGRRHIRLTVTTPNTGAGKLYMYGVLPPNQDGTQDVRQRIFRSDGSFFDRLAGKFVFHSQHDHIHVENWSQFHLRELLPDSGVGAIVASGDKTSFCILDLTIHDASLPNHNPNGEFLSCSSTIQGLSVGWADIYSKDLPGQSIDITDVPDGYYWLEAVVDPDLKILEARETNNASRVLVVIGDPESNTADAYEPGDNFDEVDARPVGSVNSPNLGPCDPVKVIDSLSIHASGNDDYYRFYCNSTGTASDFVRIDLVNNQGDLDLRLYDANRVSIASSTTTSNVETISLNGRPEGWYYARVLGFNGAENAYYKLTINPPSNGAPVITVVNPPVGDTMLVHGLDTYKVGWSHNDAESDECWVSVFYNTAPILNGNEVLLPTSLHTPAAQGFFIVNSAYVPEDSSLYVYCRITDGGTTTGSWSSGTMTFLHHDHAHGMIAGMVIDSDSLPIEGAVVYLNGHEHEDTTIASGLFMMDEVEPGSYTLTVEHPNFQDSTLSGVVVNVGGTKDKVIMLSGCGFVAGDADGNAGVSISDVVYLVNYVFGGGAAPIPLEAGDSNCDGGLSISDAVYMISFIFSGGPAPCSGC